The sequence ACTCGTCGAGCTCGTAGCCGGGACGCTCGGCTACCACGTGATAAGAGACACCGTCGGGGGTCGTCGTCACCTCGAGGAGGCGGGCATGGTCGGCGCCGTTCTCGCTGCGGATCAGCGCGCGCACGTAGCCGTTCGTGCTGTTCGGTCCATACACCTTGGCAGGGTGATACAACTCGAACGTCTCGCCCTCGAGGCCCGACCGCAGGCGACGCGGGCTCTGATCGTCGAGGATGACGCCGGTATCGGTGGTCGAACCCGGATCGTAGGGCAACAGGGCGATTTCGGTCAGGCCGCGCAGCATGATCAGGTCGCGGTAGCCGCGCGGCCCGACCCGCACCAGTGCCGCGCCGGCCCATGCGTCCACGAGGCGGCCACCCGAGCGTCGGTCGAGGATCGTCGTCGTGCCGTCAGCCGGATCGATGAGGCATGAACTGCCGACGCCGTCGTCACCGGTGAGAATGGCCGCGACTTGCGTACCGTCCCAACCGATCAACTCCGCCGTGCCCTCCGGCGGGCCGGCGGGCCACATGTCGATCCGGCGGGCCGCCCGGTCGTCGGGGTCGGTGGTGACGACCCAGATCTGGCTGCGGGTGCCGCCCTCGGGCGCAACCTCGCAGGCGAGCCAGTGACCGTCGGCGGAATGCATGACCCGGTTGACCGGGCCCTCCACCGGCAATTCAACATCTCGTGACGAACTGGCTCGCCACCCGCGCAGAAACCGTTGAACCGCTCGCGGGTATCCGCCGTCATCGACGAGGTGCGCGAACGCCGTCGCGTCGGGCGACAGCGACGCGCCGTAGTTGGTGCGCACCGTCCCTGTCATCAATATCAAGCTTGCCATGAGCCACCCGGCTAAGCAGAGCGCTTACCCGCTCATCGCCGATCCTCTTCTTCGACGACGCAGGTACCCTGCAGCCATGAGGTGGGTATGACGAATACGCCACGAGGCGACGGACCTGACCCGAATCAACCGGTGGGTCCCAGCTATCCGGGCTACGTCGATCCGGCATACGCCGATCAGTCGCCGTACGGCCCCACCTATCAGGCGCCTGCGGCTCCCGACGCCACCCAACAGCTGCCGCCGTACCCGCCCTACGGCTACGACCCTTATGGCACGGGCCAGTACGCGACCGGACAGTACGGTCCGCCCTACCCTCCCGGTGAACCGCCGGAGGGTCCGCCGCCATCGAAGTCGCCGCGGTGGCTGTGGCTGGTCGCGGCGTTGGCGGTGCTGTTGGTTGTGGCCTTGGTGATCGCGCTGGTCGTCGTCAACAGCTCGAAGCAGGACACCGTCGTGGCGCCGCCGCCGATGCCGGAACCGACGTCCACGACGTCGCGCACGCCGTCGACGACCACGACGCTTCGGCCCCTTCCGCC is a genomic window of Mycobacterium sp. ITM-2016-00318 containing:
- a CDS encoding MmpS family transport accessory protein, with translation MTNTPRGDGPDPNQPVGPSYPGYVDPAYADQSPYGPTYQAPAAPDATQQLPPYPPYGYDPYGTGQYATGQYGPPYPPGEPPEGPPPSKSPRWLWLVAALAVLLVVALVIALVVVNSSKQDTVVAPPPMPEPTSTTSRTPSTTTTLRPLPPIVPVPTPTTTTTPPSESAAPGAKESVVYEVTGTGRAINITYVDTGSLLQTEFNVVLPWSKQVELPSPAEDSASLTIINVGRTVTCTVTVNGVQVQSNTGNGLTICTATR